A section of the Rossellomorea marisflavi genome encodes:
- a CDS encoding pseudouridine synthase, giving the protein MERLQKVIAHSGVASRRKAEQLIIEGKVKVNGKVVKELGTKVAASDRVDVSGVQIERENKVYYMLYKPRSVISAVTDDKNREVVTDFFPEIDERIYPIGRLDYETSGLLLLTNDGEFANLLMHPSNEIEKTYVARVKGIPSKFKLKELEKGVKLEDGRTAPAKVKMLSMDKKQGKSIIEITIHEGRNRQVRRMFEHIGYPVQKLKRERYGSLTLQGLTAGEGRELTPHEVKQLRTLAESAANK; this is encoded by the coding sequence GTGGAACGTTTACAAAAAGTTATTGCACACAGCGGTGTCGCATCAAGGCGCAAAGCTGAGCAGCTGATCATAGAAGGAAAAGTCAAAGTGAATGGGAAAGTCGTTAAAGAATTGGGAACCAAGGTAGCGGCTTCCGACCGGGTGGATGTCTCCGGAGTCCAGATCGAACGGGAAAACAAGGTGTACTATATGCTATACAAACCGCGGAGCGTGATTTCTGCCGTGACCGATGATAAGAATCGTGAAGTCGTGACGGATTTCTTCCCGGAAATCGACGAGAGGATCTATCCGATCGGTCGCCTAGACTATGAAACGTCTGGCTTGTTGCTTCTTACGAATGACGGAGAGTTCGCCAATCTCCTCATGCACCCGAGCAATGAAATCGAAAAGACGTACGTTGCCAGGGTGAAGGGCATACCATCCAAATTCAAGTTGAAGGAACTTGAAAAGGGTGTGAAGCTCGAGGATGGCAGAACCGCTCCGGCGAAAGTGAAAATGCTGAGCATGGACAAGAAGCAAGGGAAGTCCATCATCGAAATCACGATCCATGAAGGTCGGAATCGTCAGGTTCGCCGCATGTTCGAGCATATCGGATACCCGGTGCAGAAGCTGAAGCGCGAGCGCTATGGCTCACTCACCCTCCAGGGTCTGACAGCTGGTGAAGGAAGAGAGCTGACCCCGCACGAAGTCAAGCAGCTCCGCACGCTGGCAGAATCAGCCGCCAACAAATAA
- the resA gene encoding thiol-disulfide oxidoreductase ResA: MNKKKRRLIIRSAILLILVSAVGYTLYANFTKEDRGKLQVGDQAPDFVLKDMEGNTHQLSDYKGQGVFLNFWGTWCKPCEREMPYMNNQYKKYEDKGVQILAVNVGQSDFLINSFSSKHGLEFPIVVDKEEEVQNAYGIDPLPTTMLINPDGKIEKIITGTMSEEDIIEDLESIKP, translated from the coding sequence ATGAACAAGAAAAAGCGCAGACTGATAATCCGGTCGGCCATCTTGCTGATACTGGTGTCAGCCGTCGGCTACACGCTGTATGCCAACTTCACCAAGGAAGATCGTGGTAAGCTTCAGGTGGGTGATCAGGCCCCTGATTTTGTCCTTAAAGACATGGAAGGCAACACCCATCAGCTTTCCGACTACAAAGGGCAGGGGGTATTCCTAAATTTTTGGGGAACATGGTGTAAACCCTGTGAACGTGAGATGCCCTATATGAACAATCAATATAAAAAATATGAGGATAAAGGCGTTCAGATCCTTGCGGTGAATGTAGGGCAGTCGGACTTCCTGATCAACAGCTTCTCTTCTAAGCACGGCCTCGAATTTCCGATTGTCGTCGATAAGGAAGAAGAAGTGCAGAATGCCTACGGAATCGATCCGCTTCCGACGACCATGCTGATCAACCCAGATGGGAAGATCGAAAAGATCATCACGGGGACGATGTCAGAAGAAGATATTATCGAAGATCTTGAGAGTATCAAGCCATAA
- the sigX gene encoding RNA polymerase sigma factor SigX: MHSVFEDMYKKYHQDVFQFLLYMVQNRQLAEDLVQEVYIRVLKSHQHFEGKSSERTWLFSIAKNVAIDHFRKQKNWKNRLLDKFDWSRSELSDENPLPEELALANEEVRELYDCLKCCSTDHRMVIIMRYLQELSIVETAEILNWSESKVKTTQHRAVKWLRIEMNKRLRKEGDDSEAI, encoded by the coding sequence GTGCACTCCGTTTTTGAGGACATGTATAAAAAGTACCATCAGGATGTATTTCAATTTCTTCTCTACATGGTGCAGAACAGACAATTGGCTGAAGACCTTGTACAGGAAGTGTATATCCGTGTGCTCAAGTCACATCAGCATTTTGAAGGGAAGAGCTCTGAACGCACTTGGCTTTTCTCGATAGCGAAGAACGTTGCAATCGATCACTTCAGGAAGCAGAAGAACTGGAAAAATCGTCTTCTGGACAAATTTGACTGGAGTCGGAGCGAATTGTCCGATGAGAACCCGCTGCCTGAAGAACTCGCCCTGGCCAATGAGGAAGTGCGCGAACTATATGACTGCCTTAAGTGTTGTTCAACGGATCATCGAATGGTCATCATCATGCGCTATCTCCAGGAGCTATCCATTGTGGAAACAGCAGAGATATTGAACTGGTCGGAAAGCAAAGTGAAAACAACCCAGCACCGCGCCGTCAAATGGCTGCGGATTGAAATGAACAAACGGTTGCGGAAGGAGGGGGACGATAGTGAAGCAATCTGA
- a CDS encoding response regulator — MEENIRILVVDDEDRIRRLLKMYLERENYEIEEAEDGERALEMALEREYDCILLDLMMPGMDGIEVCKNLRETKTTPVIMLTAKGEEVNRVQGFEVGTDDYIVKPFSPREVVLRVKALLRRSSKTSFIQTDAKAKDLIVYKHLTIDNDAHRVSADGIDVNLTPKEYELLYFLAKAPDKVFDREHLLKEVWHYEFFGDLRTVDTHVKRLREKLNKVSEDAARMIVTVWGVGYKFEVTNE; from the coding sequence ATGGAAGAAAACATCCGGATTCTGGTTGTGGACGATGAAGACCGCATCAGAAGACTATTGAAAATGTATCTGGAAAGAGAAAATTATGAAATCGAAGAAGCGGAAGACGGGGAGCGCGCCCTTGAAATGGCTCTTGAACGCGAATATGATTGCATCCTTCTAGACTTGATGATGCCCGGGATGGACGGGATCGAAGTGTGTAAGAATCTTCGCGAGACGAAGACAACGCCTGTCATCATGCTGACGGCAAAAGGAGAAGAAGTGAACCGCGTCCAAGGCTTCGAAGTGGGAACCGATGATTACATCGTAAAGCCCTTCTCACCAAGGGAAGTTGTTCTGAGGGTGAAAGCCCTTCTCAGAAGGTCTTCCAAGACCAGCTTCATCCAGACCGATGCAAAAGCGAAGGATCTCATCGTCTATAAGCATCTGACCATTGATAACGATGCTCACCGGGTGAGTGCCGATGGAATCGATGTGAACCTGACCCCGAAGGAATATGAACTCCTTTACTTCCTAGCAAAGGCCCCTGATAAGGTGTTCGATCGTGAGCATCTCCTCAAAGAAGTCTGGCACTACGAATTCTTCGGAGATCTTCGGACAGTGGATACCCATGTCAAACGCCTTCGTGAAAAATTGAACAAAGTATCGGAAGACGCTGCCCGCATGATCGTCACCGTTTGGGGCGTCGGATATAAGTTCGAGGTTACAAATGAATGA
- a CDS encoding nucleoside recognition domain-containing protein, whose protein sequence is MVNIIWVALTIIGLVFAVINGRMAEVNEAIFQSANEAVTLCIGLISVLVFWLGMMRIAQEAGLLDKLAGLCRPFVKRLFPEVPADHPAMGYILSNMMANMFGLGNAATPLGIKAMEQLKRLNGGRDSASRSMITFLAINTSSITLIPTTVIAIRMKYDSASPTEIVGPTLVATILSAIGAILIDRYFHYRRTKRGVK, encoded by the coding sequence ATGGTTAACATCATCTGGGTGGCGCTCACGATCATCGGTCTCGTTTTTGCTGTGATCAATGGGAGGATGGCCGAAGTGAACGAAGCCATCTTTCAATCGGCCAATGAAGCGGTCACCCTCTGTATCGGCCTCATCAGCGTCCTCGTTTTTTGGCTCGGGATGATGAGGATTGCCCAGGAGGCGGGGCTCCTCGATAAGCTTGCGGGACTCTGCAGGCCGTTTGTGAAGAGGCTGTTCCCGGAAGTGCCGGCAGACCATCCGGCCATGGGGTATATCTTAAGCAATATGATGGCGAATATGTTCGGTCTTGGGAATGCGGCTACTCCCCTTGGGATCAAAGCGATGGAACAGCTGAAGCGGCTGAACGGTGGAAGGGACTCGGCGAGCAGGTCGATGATCACGTTTCTGGCCATCAATACGTCAAGCATCACCCTCATTCCGACGACGGTCATTGCCATCAGGATGAAATATGATTCAGCCTCGCCGACGGAAATCGTGGGTCCTACCCTGGTGGCAACCATCCTGTCGGCAATCGGCGCAATCCTCATTGACCGGTACTTCCACTACAGGAGAACGAAACGGGGGGTGAAGTGA
- a CDS encoding spore maturation protein, with protein sequence MQWISLVSLWMIPLLIGFILLYGTWKKVPTYESFVEGGKEGIKIAMSIIPFLIGMLVAITIFRESGALEFFVDLIRPGLLAIGIPPEIVPLAIIRPISGTAALGMMSDMVAAYGPDSFIGRLASVLQGSTDTTLYVLTVYFGAVGIRRMGDAMKVGLLADVVGIAAAIFVVTLMF encoded by the coding sequence ATGCAGTGGATTTCGTTGGTTTCACTCTGGATGATCCCCCTATTGATCGGCTTCATTCTTCTGTACGGCACGTGGAAGAAGGTCCCTACCTATGAATCCTTCGTGGAAGGGGGGAAGGAAGGGATCAAAATTGCCATGTCGATCATCCCTTTCCTGATTGGAATGCTTGTAGCCATCACGATTTTCAGGGAATCAGGCGCTTTGGAATTCTTTGTCGATCTTATCCGGCCTGGTCTCCTGGCTATCGGAATCCCGCCGGAAATCGTCCCCCTCGCTATCATCAGGCCGATCTCCGGGACGGCCGCTCTAGGAATGATGAGCGATATGGTGGCGGCTTATGGACCGGATTCCTTCATAGGGAGGCTTGCATCTGTACTTCAGGGAAGTACGGATACGACACTGTACGTCTTGACCGTTTACTTCGGTGCTGTAGGGATACGAAGGATGGGGGATGCAATGAAGGTCGGTCTTCTCGCCGATGTGGTCGGAATCGCAGCCGCCATCTTCGTCGTAACACTGATGTTCTAA
- a CDS encoding ATP-binding protein, with amino-acid sequence MRLWRSVVGKLWVTILLLVSFVLFILTILLLEFFQNYHVDVVENELTITADKVAKVIENHEDLDLGLELGSEIIDDPVNILITVDDNQELFSQDSTGVEKDIHRFIKNDPELKEVKVRDKTIKREYEVPSESSANRHENIIIVGSHLSVKGQEGAVYLYQSLDVIKDTTKQTTKLIVLAMGIAIILTTIFAFFLSTRITSPLRKMREAAFEVAKGKFDTKVPILTKDEIGELATGFNQMGRQLKFHINALNQEKEQLSSILSSMADGVITFNRDGTILITNPPADRFLQQWYYEHGSNEGESIPAIVKELLQSVVVTAMEQTDEITLQGRSYVVIVSPLYNNNTIRGAVAVVRDMTEERRLDKLRKDFIANVSHELRTPISMLQGYSEAIVDDIAETEEEKKEIARIIYDESLRMGRLVNDLLDLARMEAGHITLHEQSVTIMPFTERVANKFAGVAKEKKISIQFESEVERERELSIDPDKIEQVLTNLIDNAIRHTPGGGEVTVFLNRNTQGYLFFVQDTGSGIPEEDLPFVFERFYKADKARTRGKAGTGLGLAIARNIVEAHGGHIQVQSKLDQGTTFTFFLPY; translated from the coding sequence ATGAGACTGTGGCGTAGTGTAGTCGGGAAGCTTTGGGTCACCATCCTTCTCCTTGTTTCCTTCGTTCTTTTCATCCTGACGATCCTGCTTCTTGAGTTCTTCCAGAACTACCATGTGGATGTGGTGGAAAACGAGCTCACGATCACTGCCGACAAAGTAGCCAAGGTGATTGAAAATCATGAAGACCTGGATCTGGGCCTCGAGCTTGGCAGTGAAATCATCGATGATCCCGTCAATATTCTCATTACGGTCGATGATAACCAAGAACTGTTTTCCCAGGATTCCACCGGGGTCGAGAAGGATATTCACCGATTCATCAAGAATGACCCGGAACTTAAGGAAGTGAAAGTCCGTGATAAGACCATCAAGAGGGAATATGAAGTTCCATCAGAATCCTCTGCCAACCGGCATGAGAACATCATCATCGTCGGTAGCCATCTGAGCGTAAAGGGTCAGGAAGGGGCCGTCTATCTTTATCAGTCCCTTGATGTGATAAAGGATACGACGAAACAGACAACGAAGCTTATCGTCCTTGCCATGGGGATCGCGATCATCCTCACCACCATCTTTGCTTTCTTCCTCTCTACCAGGATCACATCTCCATTGAGGAAGATGAGGGAAGCAGCATTCGAAGTGGCGAAAGGGAAGTTCGATACGAAAGTACCGATCCTGACAAAAGATGAAATCGGTGAACTCGCAACGGGATTCAATCAGATGGGAAGACAGCTGAAGTTCCATATCAATGCCCTGAATCAGGAAAAAGAACAGCTGTCGAGCATTCTGAGTTCCATGGCCGATGGGGTCATCACCTTCAATCGGGACGGTACGATCCTCATTACGAACCCGCCTGCAGACCGGTTCCTCCAGCAATGGTATTACGAGCACGGAAGCAACGAAGGCGAATCGATTCCGGCCATCGTCAAAGAACTGTTGCAGAGCGTCGTGGTGACCGCCATGGAACAAACCGACGAGATCACACTTCAAGGCCGTAGCTACGTGGTGATCGTCAGCCCGCTGTATAACAACAATACGATCCGAGGCGCGGTCGCCGTCGTACGGGATATGACGGAAGAACGTCGACTGGACAAACTTCGGAAAGATTTTATTGCGAACGTGTCCCATGAACTCCGTACCCCGATCTCGATGCTTCAGGGGTACAGTGAAGCGATTGTGGATGATATCGCGGAAACAGAAGAAGAGAAAAAAGAAATCGCCCGCATCATCTATGATGAGTCGCTCCGAATGGGAAGATTGGTCAATGACCTCCTCGACCTTGCGAGGATGGAGGCGGGACACATCACCCTTCATGAACAATCGGTCACAATCATGCCGTTCACAGAGCGGGTGGCCAATAAGTTTGCGGGCGTTGCCAAAGAGAAGAAGATTTCCATACAGTTCGAGAGTGAGGTCGAGAGGGAACGTGAATTGTCCATCGACCCCGATAAAATCGAACAGGTGCTGACCAATTTGATCGATAACGCCATACGGCATACTCCTGGGGGAGGAGAAGTGACCGTCTTCCTCAATCGGAATACCCAAGGCTATCTCTTCTTTGTACAAGACACAGGATCCGGGATCCCGGAGGAGGATCTGCCATTCGTCTTTGAACGATTCTATAAAGCGGATAAAGCAAGGACACGAGGGAAGGCGGGAACGGGACTCGGTCTTGCGATCGCCAGGAATATCGTGGAAGCCCATGGTGGCCATATCCAGGTGCAAAGCAAACTCGATCAAGGGACAACGTTCACCTTCTTTCTTCCTTATTAG
- the ccsB gene encoding c-type cytochrome biogenesis protein CcsB, whose product MAEWSSNLLYISFITYLVATFFFGGSIRQKNTTETNQRKWGTIGITLTIIGFVAQIGYFFLRWGAAGHAPVSNLFEFTTFFGMMLVGAFIIIYFMYKSTVLGIIALPFAQLVIAYASMFPTEISPLIPALQSDWLKIHVTTVSAGEAILSISFVAGLIYLLKSVDHSKGSRQSFWLETVMFSLVVVLGFVVVSVVFKGMDYQADFNYINQEEKEAVAQYTLPALVGPNEGELQTKGVMKPLVEMPALINAKKLNTVIWSILSGAVLYLLLRLILRKRIAAKMQPMVKNVNLNLMDEIGYRSVLIGFPVFTLGGLIFAMIWAQIAWNRYWGWDPKEVWALVTFLFYAAFLHLRLSKGWHGEKSAWLAVVGVAIILFNLVAVNLIIAGLHSYA is encoded by the coding sequence ATGGCAGAATGGAGCAGTAACCTGCTCTACATCTCCTTTATCACGTATCTGGTGGCGACGTTCTTCTTTGGTGGAAGTATCCGCCAAAAGAACACGACGGAAACAAATCAGCGCAAATGGGGTACGATCGGTATCACATTGACGATCATCGGATTCGTTGCGCAAATCGGCTATTTCTTCCTGAGATGGGGGGCTGCGGGTCATGCCCCGGTGAGCAATCTCTTTGAATTCACCACATTCTTCGGAATGATGCTTGTGGGTGCGTTCATCATCATTTACTTTATGTATAAATCTACCGTTCTTGGAATCATCGCGCTGCCGTTTGCGCAGCTCGTCATTGCCTATGCAAGCATGTTCCCGACGGAAATCTCACCGCTGATCCCAGCCCTTCAAAGTGACTGGCTGAAGATCCATGTCACGACCGTATCGGCCGGTGAAGCGATCCTTTCCATCAGCTTCGTCGCAGGGTTGATCTACCTTCTGAAATCAGTGGATCATTCTAAAGGAAGCAGACAATCATTCTGGCTCGAAACGGTCATGTTCTCACTGGTTGTCGTACTTGGTTTCGTCGTGGTGTCAGTCGTATTCAAAGGGATGGACTACCAGGCAGACTTCAACTATATCAACCAGGAAGAGAAGGAAGCAGTAGCGCAATATACATTGCCTGCACTCGTAGGACCGAATGAAGGTGAGCTGCAGACAAAAGGGGTCATGAAGCCCCTGGTTGAAATGCCTGCCCTCATCAATGCGAAGAAACTTAATACGGTGATCTGGTCAATCCTATCCGGAGCGGTCCTTTATCTTCTCCTCAGGTTGATCTTGCGTAAGCGCATCGCTGCGAAAATGCAGCCAATGGTGAAAAATGTGAACCTGAATCTCATGGATGAAATCGGCTATCGGTCCGTCCTCATCGGATTTCCGGTCTTCACACTAGGCGGCTTGATCTTCGCCATGATCTGGGCACAGATTGCCTGGAACCGTTACTGGGGATGGGATCCGAAGGAAGTGTGGGCGCTGGTCACCTTCCTATTCTATGCGGCCTTCCTTCATTTACGATTATCTAAAGGTTGGCACGGGGAGAAATCGGCATGGTTGGCCGTCGTAGGGGTCGCCATCATCCTCTTCAACCTGGTGGCCGTCAACTTGATCATTGCAGGCTTACACTCATATGCCTGA
- a CDS encoding D-alanyl-D-alanine carboxypeptidase family protein — MKGNNRKVYIYSLLIVVLLFSLVSGKVQAAPSVSSQRAILMDQETGRVLYEKDADEKSRIASITKIMTAILAVESGKLDRDVTVPDDAVRTEGSSLYLKAGEKIKLEDLVYGLMLRSGNDAAVTIADYVGGSLDGFVYMMNEKAREIGMENTHFANPHGLDDHEDHYSTARDMAILTRYAMKNERYAEIAGTKLHTAPNPEEKWDRKWKNKNRLLTELYKYSTGGKTGFTKRAKRTLVSTASKDGENLIAVTLNGPDDWNDHISMFEYGFKQYDYKIVIAKGKIENIDDPIYQGHVRVDRDAVLTLQKNEVDGVRVEYRMMKPEKKWADGKGAPDVVGNALVYLDDEQVDSLPVYFESGSKPEKKSWWKLWAGSIQSVLGVNGNG, encoded by the coding sequence GTGAAGGGGAATAATCGGAAAGTCTACATATACAGCCTCCTGATCGTTGTCCTCTTGTTCTCATTGGTTTCAGGAAAGGTACAGGCTGCTCCATCTGTGAGCTCGCAGAGGGCGATCCTGATGGATCAGGAAACAGGCAGGGTCCTGTATGAAAAAGATGCGGATGAGAAAAGCAGGATTGCGAGTATCACCAAGATCATGACAGCGATCCTGGCCGTGGAATCTGGGAAGCTTGACCGCGATGTAACGGTGCCGGATGATGCCGTCAGAACAGAAGGATCCTCGCTGTACCTGAAAGCGGGGGAAAAAATCAAATTGGAAGACCTCGTGTACGGGCTGATGCTGAGATCGGGGAATGATGCGGCCGTTACTATTGCAGATTACGTAGGCGGCAGTCTCGATGGGTTCGTTTATATGATGAATGAAAAAGCCCGTGAAATTGGTATGGAAAACACCCATTTTGCGAATCCACATGGGTTGGATGATCATGAGGACCACTATTCCACCGCAAGGGATATGGCCATCCTGACCAGGTACGCCATGAAAAATGAGCGCTATGCCGAGATTGCCGGGACCAAGCTCCATACAGCGCCCAATCCCGAAGAGAAATGGGACAGGAAGTGGAAGAACAAGAACAGGCTTTTGACGGAGCTTTATAAATACAGCACGGGAGGAAAAACAGGCTTCACCAAGAGGGCGAAACGGACACTTGTCTCCACAGCCTCTAAAGATGGGGAGAACTTGATCGCCGTTACATTGAACGGGCCGGATGATTGGAATGATCATATCTCCATGTTCGAGTATGGATTCAAGCAGTATGACTATAAAATCGTCATAGCAAAAGGGAAAATCGAAAACATCGATGACCCTATTTATCAAGGGCATGTCCGTGTGGACAGAGATGCGGTCCTGACTCTTCAAAAGAACGAAGTGGACGGTGTCAGGGTGGAGTACAGGATGATGAAGCCTGAGAAGAAATGGGCCGATGGTAAGGGGGCGCCTGATGTTGTCGGCAATGCCCTCGTCTATCTGGATGATGAACAAGTGGACTCTCTCCCGGTATATTTTGAATCAGGATCAAAACCCGAGAAGAAAAGCTGGTGGAAGCTATGGGCCGGCTCCATCCAATCGGTCCTTGGTGTGAACGGAAATGGTTAA
- the resB gene encoding cytochrome c biogenesis protein ResB gives MKEIKCVCGHVNPNGTVLCESCGRALTEEAKNEKLHDMRYEGSARRSQTYSKSIIDKVWNFFSSVKVGVWLIVLTLIASALGTVLPQEEYIPGGRPPEEFYGDVYGFLGDLYYTLGFHDLYSSWWYLLLVASIGVSLVICSLDRVIPLHRALKNQRVDRHEGFLKRQRFYGKTEASSLEPTAMDDVKKRLSDKKYKIREKDGSILAEKNRFSRWGPYVNHIGLIIFLIGGMLRFVPGMYLNETIWIREGETRAVPGTDNEYFIKNENFIMETYDKEKDKEVFSEAIEKNGDVAKNFQTDVVLYKESGERLPGQEVERTEEKKESIRVNHPLKFGNYAVYQTSYKLDELTSMSFTLDKKDTGDQHGAFTVNLMDPEEEYDLDDGYKVKLKGYYPDFSGFDKKGEPQTASPLPNNPAFLFELFSPEKPDGEVAFIGIQKNLEPLGENEYKLSFAGIDSRDISALTFSKDLTLWILAVGGAIFMIGVIQGAYWHHRRIWLRKSEDGIIVAGHTNKNWHGLKHEISHILDGTGIKEPEDQQESKEARGKKDVDNNGRMEQ, from the coding sequence ATGAAAGAGATCAAGTGCGTATGCGGTCACGTCAATCCCAATGGGACGGTCCTGTGTGAATCGTGTGGACGGGCCCTTACAGAAGAAGCAAAAAATGAAAAGCTGCATGATATGCGCTATGAGGGAAGCGCCAGGCGTTCTCAAACCTACAGTAAATCCATCATAGATAAGGTCTGGAATTTCTTTTCATCCGTCAAGGTGGGCGTGTGGCTCATCGTCCTCACGCTTATTGCATCGGCTTTGGGCACGGTGCTGCCCCAGGAAGAATACATACCCGGAGGAAGGCCGCCGGAAGAATTCTATGGGGATGTATACGGGTTCTTAGGAGACCTGTACTATACCCTTGGATTCCATGATCTCTATAGTTCATGGTGGTATCTTCTCCTTGTCGCTTCCATCGGAGTATCCCTCGTCATCTGCAGCCTGGACAGGGTGATCCCCCTCCACAGGGCCCTCAAGAATCAAAGGGTCGACCGGCATGAAGGGTTCCTGAAGAGACAGAGATTTTATGGGAAGACTGAGGCTTCTAGTCTTGAGCCGACAGCGATGGATGATGTAAAGAAGAGATTATCAGATAAGAAGTATAAGATAAGAGAAAAAGATGGAAGCATCCTGGCGGAAAAAAATCGATTCTCGCGCTGGGGTCCATATGTCAACCATATTGGGCTGATCATCTTTCTCATAGGTGGCATGCTCCGATTCGTCCCGGGTATGTACTTGAATGAAACCATCTGGATCCGTGAAGGAGAAACCCGCGCGGTACCCGGAACGGATAACGAATATTTCATCAAAAATGAAAACTTCATCATGGAAACCTATGATAAAGAGAAAGACAAAGAAGTGTTCAGTGAAGCCATCGAGAAGAATGGAGATGTCGCAAAGAATTTCCAAACCGATGTGGTCCTCTATAAGGAATCAGGAGAACGCCTTCCGGGACAGGAAGTAGAACGGACCGAAGAGAAAAAAGAATCCATCCGGGTGAATCACCCCTTGAAATTCGGCAACTACGCAGTTTATCAGACTAGCTATAAGCTTGATGAGCTGACAAGCATGAGCTTCACTCTGGATAAAAAAGACACGGGTGATCAGCACGGGGCGTTCACCGTCAATCTGATGGATCCGGAGGAAGAGTATGATCTTGATGATGGCTATAAAGTGAAGCTCAAAGGCTATTATCCTGATTTTTCAGGATTCGATAAAAAAGGCGAGCCTCAAACTGCCTCTCCGCTACCAAATAACCCGGCATTCCTGTTCGAGTTGTTCTCACCTGAAAAGCCTGATGGGGAGGTTGCCTTCATCGGAATCCAGAAAAACCTGGAACCACTCGGGGAAAATGAGTATAAGCTATCGTTCGCAGGGATTGATTCACGGGATATCTCAGCCCTGACGTTCTCAAAGGACCTCACGCTTTGGATCCTGGCAGTCGGGGGAGCTATCTTCATGATCGGAGTCATCCAGGGGGCGTATTGGCATCACCGGAGAATCTGGCTTAGAAAGTCCGAGGACGGCATCATCGTTGCGGGGCATACGAATAAAAACTGGCATGGCCTCAAGCACGAAATCAGCCACATCCTGGATGGAACAGGGATAAAGGAACCGGAAGATCAACAAGAATCGAAAGAAGCAAGGGGGAAAAAGGATGTCGACAACAATGGCAGAATGGAGCAGTAA